In Finegoldia magna ATCC 53516, a genomic segment contains:
- a CDS encoding DUF819 domain-containing protein: MGSFISAESTWILWAVLASCAALAIYLEQKYTWASKVTGCILALTFTLILSNLKIIPTEAPVYDAVWSYVVPLAVPMLLFNADIKKIGRDSGRVLIIYLFSGIGTILGGFVAYFALKNAIPALNDIVPMFVGTYTGGSVNFVAMSQQYKVPGATVSAALVADNLLMALYFFTLMALPTMAVIKKHYKMPLVNALEEQSESDKEANKTMAAKYWGAKEISLKDIAFTVALSFVIVAISDKLATVFGNLFSGEGAGSAILGGLLGNKYLLMTTFTMIIASVFPKQISSIRGSQEIGTFLIYLFFAVIGAPASIGLILRESPLLLVFALIVVLINLIVSLIFGKLFKFNIEEIIIASNANVGGPTTAAAMAVSKGWTELIVPALLVGTLGYVIGNYYGILSGILLH, from the coding sequence ATGGGATCATTTATTAGTGCCGAAAGTACTTGGATACTTTGGGCTGTGTTGGCATCATGTGCTGCTCTTGCAATATATTTGGAACAAAAATATACATGGGCAAGTAAGGTTACAGGATGTATTTTGGCTTTGACTTTTACTTTAATTTTGTCAAACCTTAAAATTATTCCAACAGAAGCACCTGTTTACGATGCTGTATGGAGTTATGTAGTTCCGTTGGCTGTACCAATGTTGTTATTTAACGCTGATATCAAAAAAATTGGTAGAGATTCAGGAAGAGTTTTAATTATTTATTTATTCAGTGGTATTGGAACAATTTTAGGTGGATTTGTTGCATACTTTGCTTTGAAGAATGCAATTCCTGCTTTGAACGACATAGTTCCAATGTTTGTGGGTACTTATACTGGTGGTTCAGTAAACTTCGTTGCAATGAGTCAACAATACAAGGTTCCTGGAGCAACTGTATCAGCTGCATTAGTTGCAGATAACTTACTTATGGCTTTATATTTCTTCACATTGATGGCACTTCCAACAATGGCTGTTATCAAGAAACATTATAAGATGCCACTTGTTAACGCTTTGGAAGAACAATCAGAATCTGACAAGGAAGCTAATAAAACTATGGCTGCAAAATATTGGGGAGCAAAAGAAATCTCTCTTAAAGACATTGCTTTCACAGTAGCATTATCATTTGTTATCGTAGCTATTTCTGACAAATTAGCCACTGTTTTTGGGAACTTATTCTCAGGCGAAGGAGCTGGAAGTGCAATTTTAGGTGGATTATTGGGAAATAAATACTTGTTAATGACTACATTTACTATGATAATTGCATCAGTATTTCCTAAACAAATTTCATCTATCAGAGGTAGCCAAGAAATTGGTACTTTCTTGATTTATTTGTTCTTCGCAGTTATTGGTGCTCCAGCATCAATAGGATTGATTTTGAGAGAATCTCCATTGTTATTAGTATTCGCATTAATCGTTGTATTAATCAACTTAATAGTTTCATTGATATTTGGAAAACTTTTCAAATTCAATATCGAAGAAATCATTATCGCATCAAATGCGAATGTTGGTGGACCAACTACTGCAGCAGCAATGGCTGTATCAAAAGGTTGGACAGAACTTATCGTTCCTGCGCTTCTGGTAGGTACGTTAGGTTATGTAATTGGTAACTACTACGGTATTCTTTCGGGAATATTGTTACATTAA